AAAAATCACAAGCTTTACGAAGCGGGAGACAAAGCCTACCTCAACTTCGAAAGCCATAACCTGCACATTCTCTAGCGCAAATCCCGAGTGCGTATCACATCCTGGTCGGTGTACGTTCTGTTTTCACCGACCATGCTCCAAATGAATGTGTAGTTTTTCGTGCCGCAGCCCGCATGAATCGACCAACTCGGATTGATGACGGCTTCGTCGTTATGCACGGCGATGTGGCGGGTTTCGGACGGTGAACCCATAAAGTGGAAAACGGCTTCGTCTTCGGCGATGTCGAAATAAAAATAAACTTCCATACGGCGCTCGTGCGTGTGGGCAGGCATCGTATTCCACACGGACCCGGGGGCAAGCTGCGTCAGTCCCATCGAAAGCTGACACGTTTCCAAAACGTCCGGATGAATATACTGATTGATGACGCGCTCGTTGCATCCTTCTTTACTGCCGAGATTCAAGTGCTTCGCATCGTTCAAACTTATTAATTTTATCGGAAACGGACGATGAGCGGGCGCGCTGTTCATATAAAATTTTGCGGGATTCGCCCCGTCGGCACTTCCGAGCAAAACCGATTTCGTGCCCTGCGGCACATAGAGCGCATCCCGCCCTTTCAGCTCAAAGCGCTTGCCGTCCGCTTCGACAAATCCCGTTCCTCCGATGTTTACGATACCGAGTTCTCGCCGCTCCAAAAAATAGGATACGCCAAAATCTTTCATCGCGTCGATATTTTTTTCGATATCGATTTTTTCCGTCGTCGGCATCGCACCCATGGTTACAATTCTGTCGATATGAGAATATACGGCGGATACATCGTTTGCTTGAAAAATATTGCGTACGAGAAACTCGTCTCTGAGCTCTTTCGTCGTCATCCGTTTGAATTGTTCTTTTCCGACCGAATAGCGAATATCCATATATCATCCTTCCTTACACAGATTAATAATTATTAATTTTTCAGCTCGGCTGTCTGCCGATATACGCGAGGATACCCCCGTCGACATAGAGTATGTGGCCGTTTACAAAATCCGACGCATCGCTTGCAAGAAACACCGCAGGACCTTTCAGATCGTCCGGAGTTCCCCAACGCTCCGCAGGCGTTTTCGAAATGATAAACGAATCGAAGGGATGACGGGAACCGTCCGCCTGTTTTTCCCTAAGCGGAGCCGTCTGCGACGTTGCGATATAACCCGGCCCGATGCCGTTGCATTGAATATTGTATTTACCGTATTCGCTGCAGATATTCCGCGTAAGCATCTTCAAGCCGCCTTTGGCCGCGGCATAGGCGCTTACCGTTTCCCGTCCGAGTTCGCTCATCATCGAACAAATATTAATAATTTTACCGTGGCCTTTTTCAATCATCTGCGGAACAACCGCTTTTGCCGCGATAAAAGGAGAAACCAAATCGATATCGATAACTTCTTTATACTGTTCGACGGTCAACTCCGTCATCGGCACGCGGCGGATGATGCCTGCGTTGTTTACAAGGATATCGATAACGCCCAAATCCGCGTTGATTTTTTTTACCGTCGATTTGACATCGGCTTCATCGGTAACGTCGCAGAGATACGGGCGCACATCAAGACCCGCTTTTTTATAAGCGGCGCTTCCTTTTTCAAGCTTGTCGGCATGACGCTCGTTAAAGGCGACTTTAGCTCCCGCTTCCGCAAGCGCCGAAGCGATGGCAAAGCCGATGCCGTGCGAAGCGCCCGTCACCCACGCCGTTTTTCCGGCAAGCGAAAACGACTTCATCACATCCATTTAAATACCTCCGTAAAATTTTTTACAAAAATAATAATTTTAAAAATTTTTCGCCGTCCGGATATCCGCGCAGCTTTCGAATAATCGAATTTACAGAGCACAGTATATCATTTTTATCCGTTTATCCGCAATGTTCGGAAGACAAACCGCTGTCAATAATAAAGCGAAAAGCCGCCTGCTCATCTCTCCCGGTGCGAATGGAGCGTCACTTCACCGCTGTCGAGAAAGCGCTCCTTTCCGTCTCCGGTTTTTACGATCAATTTCGCGTCTTCGCTTATGCCCCGCACTTCCGCTTCGTACGCTTCCGCTCCGTCTACGACGGGGTGCACGGTCACCGTTTTTCCCGTCAAAAGCGAACGCTCGCGGTATTCTTTCATTGCACGGACAAAACCTTTTTTTCCGGATGTGTAAATCGAAAGCACTTCGTTTACGATCGCCGCCGCAAGCGCGCTTCGCTTCGTATCCGCTTTTTTGTCGTCGAGCACGGAAGTCGCGACGGCTGCGATGTCGCGCGGAAAATCTTCGGGTGCGATATTTACGCCGATGCCGACGACCGCGCACGATATGCCGCCCCTCTCAAAATCGGTAAGGCCTTCGGTGAGGATGCCCGAAACTTTTTTGCCCCGCATAAAAATATCGTTTACCCATTTGATTTGGGCCGCGGCTTCGTAAACCGAAAAGAGCGCGCGGCATACACCGACTGCCGCCGTCGCGGTCAGCAGTGCAGGCGATTCGATTTTTTCATTCGGCGCATAGATGATGGAAAGATACAAGCCCGAACCGTCCGGCGAATAAAACTTTCGTCCGAGCCTCCCGCGGCCTGCCGTTTGAGAGGACGCGACGATCACGGTGCGATCGAGGGAGCGCACGTCGGAAGCTTCAGCCAAACGCCGCTTCGCTTCGGTATTCGTCGAATCGATTTTTTGATAGACGAAAACGCGCACATGCAGCGCTTCGTCTATAAGCGAAGAAACCTCTTCTTCCGAAAGGATGCCGCCCGCACCCGAAAGGCGATAGCCCCTGTTCGTCACGGCTTCGATCCGGGCGCCCTGCAGGCGCAGCTGCCGTACCGCTTTCCACACCGCCTGCCGAGAAACGCCTGAACGGGCGGCAAGCGATTCACCCGAAATAAAACCGTCCGCCGTCTCGGGCTTTGAAAGCGCACACAGTACGGCATCGGCAGTTTTCACGATTTTTTTCCGAGCAGGGTAAAGTCTCCGACCGGTGTGCAAAACGCGATACCGCTTCCGGGTTCGGCAAGGCAGGGCAGCGTACGGACGGCTTCGAAAACGCCGTCGAGCTTTTCGGAATCGATGATGATGAATATCATCTCTTTTTCGGGGATGATTTCCATACCGAAAAATTTCGCATCTCCCGGCGTCGCAGTCCCCCGCGCATTGATGACCGTACCGCCTCCGGCGCCCGCTTTCCGCGCCGCCGCCATGATGTCGTCCGCATAGCCTTTATTTGCAATCACGGTAATCATCTGATGTGTCGTTTTTTGAGCCATATAATCTCCGCCTCCCGAAACCGTTCCTATTTTTAATAATTTCGCCGCATCGACGGTAACGAGCACGCCGAATTTTTTCTTTTTCGATTCCGATGCGGCGGCAATCGCACCGACGATATCCGATTTTTTTTCTGCGGGAACGAGTATGTACACGATGTCTTTCGGCATATCGCCGAGCGCCAGCGCATGCAGCACGCCGCTCGCCGTCGTACCGCGCCCCATCATAACCGTCCCGCCGCCCGCACCCGCG
This Treponema socranskii subsp. buccale DNA region includes the following protein-coding sequences:
- a CDS encoding P-II family nitrogen regulator, which translates into the protein MTAYNLIICIVPHDEGEFITKTAVSAGAGGGTVMMGRGTTASGVLHALALGDMPKDIVYILVPAEKKSDIVGAIAAASESKKKKFGVLVTVDAAKLLKIGTVSGGGDYMAQKTTHQMITVIANKGYADDIMAAARKAGAGGGTVINARGTATPGDAKFFGMEIIPEKEMIFIIIDSEKLDGVFEAVRTLPCLAEPGSGIAFCTPVGDFTLLGKKS
- the kduI gene encoding 5-dehydro-4-deoxy-D-glucuronate isomerase; its protein translation is MDIRYSVGKEQFKRMTTKELRDEFLVRNIFQANDVSAVYSHIDRIVTMGAMPTTEKIDIEKNIDAMKDFGVSYFLERRELGIVNIGGTGFVEADGKRFELKGRDALYVPQGTKSVLLGSADGANPAKFYMNSAPAHRPFPIKLISLNDAKHLNLGSKEGCNERVINQYIHPDVLETCQLSMGLTQLAPGSVWNTMPAHTHERRMEVYFYFDIAEDEAVFHFMGSPSETRHIAVHNDEAVINPSWSIHAGCGTKNYTFIWSMVGENRTYTDQDVIRTRDLR
- a CDS encoding gluconate 5-dehydrogenase, which produces MDVMKSFSLAGKTAWVTGASHGIGFAIASALAEAGAKVAFNERHADKLEKGSAAYKKAGLDVRPYLCDVTDEADVKSTVKKINADLGVIDILVNNAGIIRRVPMTELTVEQYKEVIDIDLVSPFIAAKAVVPQMIEKGHGKIINICSMMSELGRETVSAYAAAKGGLKMLTRNICSEYGKYNIQCNGIGPGYIATSQTAPLREKQADGSRHPFDSFIISKTPAERWGTPDDLKGPAVFLASDASDFVNGHILYVDGGILAYIGRQPS
- a CDS encoding biotin--[acetyl-CoA-carboxylase] ligase: MKTADAVLCALSKPETADGFISGESLAARSGVSRQAVWKAVRQLRLQGARIEAVTNRGYRLSGAGGILSEEEVSSLIDEALHVRVFVYQKIDSTNTEAKRRLAEASDVRSLDRTVIVASSQTAGRGRLGRKFYSPDGSGLYLSIIYAPNEKIESPALLTATAAVGVCRALFSVYEAAAQIKWVNDIFMRGKKVSGILTEGLTDFERGGISCAVVGIGVNIAPEDFPRDIAAVATSVLDDKKADTKRSALAAAIVNEVLSIYTSGKKGFVRAMKEYRERSLLTGKTVTVHPVVDGAEAYEAEVRGISEDAKLIVKTGDGKERFLDSGEVTLHSHRER